From Populus trichocarpa isolate Nisqually-1 chromosome 19, P.trichocarpa_v4.1, whole genome shotgun sequence, a single genomic window includes:
- the LOC7475751 gene encoding phospholipase SGR2 isoform X1, whose amino-acid sequence MADSKENPAISEQVLPDLLKNTPSNIARLEDVIEHCKGRQKYLAQTGSPSDGGDVRWYFCKVPLVENELAASVPRTEIVGKSDYFRFGMRDSLAIEASFLQREEELLSSWWKEYAECSEGPSGWPTTSKKIDTQENADSPVGGRAAQLHEVEEERVGVPVKGGLYEVDLVKRHCFPVYWNGENRRVLRGHWFARKGGLGWLPLREDVAEQLEIAYQSQVWHRRTFQPSGLFAARVDLQGSTPGLHALFTGEDNTWEAWLNIDASGFSSIITLSWNGIKLRRGYSASLSEKPTQDELRQKKEEEMDDYCSKVPVQHVVFMVHGIGQRLEKSNLVDDVSSFRHITTSLSEQHLTSYQQGVQRVLFIPCQWRKGLKLSGEAAVEKITLDGVRGLRVMLSATVHDVLYYMSPIYRQDIINAVSNQLNRLYLKFLKRNPGYDGKVSLYGHSLGSVLSYDILCHQENLTSPFPMDWMYKEYSRSEESSLDTKRGTSTNLEDNISNAVKEAKKIVDPVEEKMMSARSTLVHENGLSDEFSTILSPIASELVGAASDSNFKQIRGKESPHEFVCDSSDVLSQERDHLCEAKEMKLDDPMSGVENRAVEGSENAGNKEKEINMLMKEIDSLKAKIAELEFKCGGGDASENGKATESMTKQPISKKLAVGLDEASKSYTPYIKYTKLEFKVDTFYAVGSPLGVFLSLHNVRIGLGKGKEYWAEENISEEMPACRQMLNIFHPFDPVAYRIEPLVCKEFISKRPVIIPYHKGGRRLHIGFQEFTEDLAARSQAIINHLNVVKVKVLTVCQSKIADSEEEAENVNEKEERTYGSIMMERLTGSEGRIDHMLQDKTFEHPYLQAIGAHTNYWRDHDTALFILKHLYREIPEEPNLPAESSGGTSKDEIGSTGWYDQSETNEELPLTFSDRMMAKNFSKKANKYMKSPKC is encoded by the exons ATGGCGGATTCCAAGGAAAACCCGGCGATTTCAGAGCAAGTACTGCCTGATTTGCTAAAGAATACGCCTTCGAATATTGCAAGATTGGAGGATGTGATTGAGCATTGTAAAGGTCGTCAAAAGTATCTTGCTCAGACTGGAAGTCCATCTGATGGTGGTGATGTTAGGTGGTATTTCTGTAAGGTGCCTTTGGTAGAGAAtg AGTTAGCTGCCTCAGTCCCACGCACTGAGATTGTGGGAAAGAGCGACTATTTTCGTTTTGGCATGAGGGATTCTCTTGCAATAGAGGCATCTTTCTTGCAG AGAGAAGAAGAATTGCTCTCTAGTTGGTGGAAAGAGTATGCAGAATGTAGTGAAGGCCCAAGTGGCTGGCCTACTACTAGTAAGAAGATTGATACCCAAGAAAATGCTGATTCTCCAGTGGGTGGACGAGCAGCTCAACTGCATGAAGTGGAAGAGGAGAGAGTTGGCGTGCCTGTAAAGGGAGGACTTTATGAG GTAGATCTGGTGAAGAGACATTGTTTTCCTGTTTACTGGAATGGAGAAAATCGGCGTGTTTTGAGAGGTCATTGGTTTGCTCGTAAAGGAGGCTTGGGTTGGCTCCCTCTTCGAGAGGACGTAGCTGAGCAGTTGGAGATTGCATACCAGAGCCAG GTTTGGCATCGAAGGACCTTTCAACCATCTGGCCTTTTTGCAGCTCGTGTTGATCTGCAAGGCTCTACCCCT GGACTTCATGCACTTTTTACCGGAGAAGACAATACCTGGGAGGCTTGGCTCAACATTGATGCTTCTGGCTTTTCTAGTATCATTACCTTGAGTTGGAATGGAATCAAGTTAAGGCGTGGCTACTCTGCATCTCTCTCAGAAAAACCAACCCAG gATGAACTACGACAAAAGAAGGAGGAGGAAATGGATGATTACTGTTCCAAG GTTCCTGTTCAGCATGTGGTTTTTATGGTTCATGGTATTGGCCAAAGGTTGGAGAAGTCTAATTTGGTTGATGATGTTAGCAGTTTCCGCCATATCACTACGAGTCTCTCTGAACAACATCTTACTTCATACCAACAAGGTGTTCAACGAGTTCTTTTTATCCCATGCCAG TGGAGAAAGGGTTTGAAGCTGAGTGGTGAAGCTGCGGTTGAAAAGATTACTTTAGATGGTGTACGTGGTTTGCGTGTTATGCTGAGTGCAACAGTTCATGATGTATTGTACTACATGAGCCCCATCTATCGTCAAGACATTATTAATGCG GTatcaaaccaattaaaccgCTTGTATTTGAAGTTCCTTAAGAGGAATCCTGGTTATGATGGAAAG GTTTCATTATATGGTCATTCATTGGGAAGTGTCCTCTCATATGACATCCTCTGCCATCAAGAGAATCTGACTTCTCCATTCCCAATGGATTGGATGTATAAAGAATACTCTAGGAGTGAAGAATCTTCCCTTGATACGAAGCGTGGCACGTCAACCAACCTGGAGGATAACATCTCCAATGCAGTCAAAGAAGCCAAGAAAATAGTGGATCCTGTTGAGGAAAAAATGATGAGTGCACGATCAACTTTAGTACATGAGAATGGACTTTCTGATGAATTTTCCACAATCTTGAGTCCCATTGCATCAGAGTTGGTTGGAGCTGCATCAGATTCAAATTTTAAGCAAATACGTGGAAAAGAAAGTCCCCATGAATTTGTTTGTGACTCCAGTGATGTGCTTTCTCAGGAAAGAGATCACTTATGTGAAGCTAAAGAGATGAAGTTAGATGACCCAATGAGTGGTGTGGAAAACAGGGCAGTGGAAGGCAGTGAAAATGCCggcaacaaggaaaaagaaattaatatgcTCATGAAAGAG ATTGATTCCCTAAAAGCTAAAATAGCAGAGTTGGAATTCAAGTGTGGTGGTGGAGATGCAAGTG AAAATGGAAAGGCAACTGAAAGCATGACAAAGCAACCCATATCCAAGAAATTGGCAGTTGGACTAGATGAAGCATCAAAGAGTTATACCCCTTATATCAAGTATACAAAACTTGAATTCAAG GTTGACACATTCTATGCTGTTGGATCACCTCTTGgagtctttctttctcttcataaTGTTCGGATTGGACTCG GGAAAGGGAAAGAATATTGGGCAGAGGAAAATATCAGTGAAGAAATGCCAGCATGTCGTCAAATGCTCAACATTTTTCACCCATTTGATCCTGTAGCATATAG aATAGAACCTCTTGTCTGTAAAGAATTTATCAGCAAGCGCCCAGTTATTATTCCTTACCACAAAGGTGGAAGAAGGTTGCATATTGGGTTTCAG GAGTTCACTGAAGATTTGGCTGCTCGTTCTCAAGCAATAATAAATCATCTAAACGTTGTGAAG GTCAAGGTGCTTACAGTTTGCCAATCAAAAATTGCCGATAGCGAAGAAG AAGCAGAAAATGtcaatgaaaaagaagagaggacATATGGCTCAATAATGATGGAGAGGTTAACTGGAAGTGAAGGAAGAATAGACCACATGCTTCAA GATAAAACATTTGAACATCCATATCTGCAAGCCATTGGAGCACACAC GAACTATTGGAGGGATCATGACACAGCTCTCTTCATTTTAAAACACTTGTATAGGGAGATACCTGAAGAACCCAACTTACCTGCAGAATCTAGTGGAGGCACCTCAAAAGATGAGATTGGTTCCACAGGATGGTATGATCAAAGTGAAACTAATGAGGAACTCCCTTTGACATTCTCTGACAGAATGATGGCTAAAAACTTCTCAAAGAAAGccaataaatatatgaaaagcCCCAAGTGCTGA
- the LOC7475751 gene encoding phospholipase SGR2 isoform X3: MADSKENPAISEQVLPDLLKNTPSNIARLEDVIEHCKGRQKYLAQTGSPSDGGDVRWYFCKVPLVENELAASVPRTEIVGKSDYFRFGMRDSLAIEASFLQREEELLSSWWKEYAECSEGPSGWPTTSKKIDTQENADSPVGGRAAQLHEVEEERVGVPVKGGLYEVDLVKRHCFPVYWNGENRRVLRGHWFARKGGLGWLPLREDVAEQLEIAYQSQVWHRRTFQPSGLFAARVDLQGSTPGLHALFTGEDNTWEAWLNIDASGFSSIITLSWNGIKLRRGYSASLSEKPTQDELRQKKEEEMDDYCSKVPVQHVVFMVHGIGQRLEKSNLVDDVSSFRHITTSLSEQHLTSYQQGVQRVLFIPCQWRKGLKLSGEAAVEKITLDGVRGLRVMLSATVHDVLYYMSPIYRQDIINAVSNQLNRLYLKFLKRNPGYDGKVSLYGHSLGSVLSYDILCHQENLTSPFPMDWMYKEYSRSEESSLDTKRGTSTNLEDNISNAVKEAKKIVDPVEEKMMSARSTLVHENGLSDEFSTILSPIASELVGAASDSNFKQIRGKESPHEFVCDSSDVLSQERDHLCEAKEMKLDDPMSGVENRAVEGSENAGNKEKEINMLMKEIDSLKAKIAELEFKCGGGDASENGKATESMTKQPISKKLAVGLDEASKSYTPYIKYTKLEFKVDTFYAVGSPLGVFLSLHNVRIGLGKGKEYWAEENISEEMPACRQMLNIFHPFDPVAYRIEPLVCKEFISKRPVIIPYHKGGRRLHIGFQEFTEDLAARSQAIINHLNVVKVKVLTVCQSKIADSEEENVNEKEERTYGSIMMERLTGSEGRIDHMLQDKTFEHPYLQAIGAHTNYWRDHDTALFILKHLYREIPEEPNLPAESSGGTSKDEIGSTGWYDQSETNEELPLTFSDRMMAKNFSKKANKYMKSPKC; the protein is encoded by the exons ATGGCGGATTCCAAGGAAAACCCGGCGATTTCAGAGCAAGTACTGCCTGATTTGCTAAAGAATACGCCTTCGAATATTGCAAGATTGGAGGATGTGATTGAGCATTGTAAAGGTCGTCAAAAGTATCTTGCTCAGACTGGAAGTCCATCTGATGGTGGTGATGTTAGGTGGTATTTCTGTAAGGTGCCTTTGGTAGAGAAtg AGTTAGCTGCCTCAGTCCCACGCACTGAGATTGTGGGAAAGAGCGACTATTTTCGTTTTGGCATGAGGGATTCTCTTGCAATAGAGGCATCTTTCTTGCAG AGAGAAGAAGAATTGCTCTCTAGTTGGTGGAAAGAGTATGCAGAATGTAGTGAAGGCCCAAGTGGCTGGCCTACTACTAGTAAGAAGATTGATACCCAAGAAAATGCTGATTCTCCAGTGGGTGGACGAGCAGCTCAACTGCATGAAGTGGAAGAGGAGAGAGTTGGCGTGCCTGTAAAGGGAGGACTTTATGAG GTAGATCTGGTGAAGAGACATTGTTTTCCTGTTTACTGGAATGGAGAAAATCGGCGTGTTTTGAGAGGTCATTGGTTTGCTCGTAAAGGAGGCTTGGGTTGGCTCCCTCTTCGAGAGGACGTAGCTGAGCAGTTGGAGATTGCATACCAGAGCCAG GTTTGGCATCGAAGGACCTTTCAACCATCTGGCCTTTTTGCAGCTCGTGTTGATCTGCAAGGCTCTACCCCT GGACTTCATGCACTTTTTACCGGAGAAGACAATACCTGGGAGGCTTGGCTCAACATTGATGCTTCTGGCTTTTCTAGTATCATTACCTTGAGTTGGAATGGAATCAAGTTAAGGCGTGGCTACTCTGCATCTCTCTCAGAAAAACCAACCCAG gATGAACTACGACAAAAGAAGGAGGAGGAAATGGATGATTACTGTTCCAAG GTTCCTGTTCAGCATGTGGTTTTTATGGTTCATGGTATTGGCCAAAGGTTGGAGAAGTCTAATTTGGTTGATGATGTTAGCAGTTTCCGCCATATCACTACGAGTCTCTCTGAACAACATCTTACTTCATACCAACAAGGTGTTCAACGAGTTCTTTTTATCCCATGCCAG TGGAGAAAGGGTTTGAAGCTGAGTGGTGAAGCTGCGGTTGAAAAGATTACTTTAGATGGTGTACGTGGTTTGCGTGTTATGCTGAGTGCAACAGTTCATGATGTATTGTACTACATGAGCCCCATCTATCGTCAAGACATTATTAATGCG GTatcaaaccaattaaaccgCTTGTATTTGAAGTTCCTTAAGAGGAATCCTGGTTATGATGGAAAG GTTTCATTATATGGTCATTCATTGGGAAGTGTCCTCTCATATGACATCCTCTGCCATCAAGAGAATCTGACTTCTCCATTCCCAATGGATTGGATGTATAAAGAATACTCTAGGAGTGAAGAATCTTCCCTTGATACGAAGCGTGGCACGTCAACCAACCTGGAGGATAACATCTCCAATGCAGTCAAAGAAGCCAAGAAAATAGTGGATCCTGTTGAGGAAAAAATGATGAGTGCACGATCAACTTTAGTACATGAGAATGGACTTTCTGATGAATTTTCCACAATCTTGAGTCCCATTGCATCAGAGTTGGTTGGAGCTGCATCAGATTCAAATTTTAAGCAAATACGTGGAAAAGAAAGTCCCCATGAATTTGTTTGTGACTCCAGTGATGTGCTTTCTCAGGAAAGAGATCACTTATGTGAAGCTAAAGAGATGAAGTTAGATGACCCAATGAGTGGTGTGGAAAACAGGGCAGTGGAAGGCAGTGAAAATGCCggcaacaaggaaaaagaaattaatatgcTCATGAAAGAG ATTGATTCCCTAAAAGCTAAAATAGCAGAGTTGGAATTCAAGTGTGGTGGTGGAGATGCAAGTG AAAATGGAAAGGCAACTGAAAGCATGACAAAGCAACCCATATCCAAGAAATTGGCAGTTGGACTAGATGAAGCATCAAAGAGTTATACCCCTTATATCAAGTATACAAAACTTGAATTCAAG GTTGACACATTCTATGCTGTTGGATCACCTCTTGgagtctttctttctcttcataaTGTTCGGATTGGACTCG GGAAAGGGAAAGAATATTGGGCAGAGGAAAATATCAGTGAAGAAATGCCAGCATGTCGTCAAATGCTCAACATTTTTCACCCATTTGATCCTGTAGCATATAG aATAGAACCTCTTGTCTGTAAAGAATTTATCAGCAAGCGCCCAGTTATTATTCCTTACCACAAAGGTGGAAGAAGGTTGCATATTGGGTTTCAG GAGTTCACTGAAGATTTGGCTGCTCGTTCTCAAGCAATAATAAATCATCTAAACGTTGTGAAG GTCAAGGTGCTTACAGTTTGCCAATCAAAAATTGCCGATAGCGAAGAAG AAAATGtcaatgaaaaagaagagaggacATATGGCTCAATAATGATGGAGAGGTTAACTGGAAGTGAAGGAAGAATAGACCACATGCTTCAA GATAAAACATTTGAACATCCATATCTGCAAGCCATTGGAGCACACAC GAACTATTGGAGGGATCATGACACAGCTCTCTTCATTTTAAAACACTTGTATAGGGAGATACCTGAAGAACCCAACTTACCTGCAGAATCTAGTGGAGGCACCTCAAAAGATGAGATTGGTTCCACAGGATGGTATGATCAAAGTGAAACTAATGAGGAACTCCCTTTGACATTCTCTGACAGAATGATGGCTAAAAACTTCTCAAAGAAAGccaataaatatatgaaaagcCCCAAGTGCTGA
- the LOC7475751 gene encoding phospholipase SGR2 isoform X2 — MADSKENPAISEQVLPDLLKNTPSNIARLEDVIEHCKGRQKYLAQTGSPSDGGDVRWYFCKVPLVENELAASVPRTEIVGKSDYFRFGMRDSLAIEASFLQREEELLSSWWKEYAECSEGPSGWPTTSKKIDTQENADSPVGGRAAQLHEVEEERVGVPVKGGLYEVDLVKRHCFPVYWNGENRRVLRGHWFARKGGLGWLPLREDVAEQLEIAYQSQVWHRRTFQPSGLFAARVDLQGSTPGLHALFTGEDNTWEAWLNIDASGFSSIITLSWNGIKLRRGYSASLSEKPTQDELRQKKEEEMDDYCSKVPVQHVVFMVHGIGQRLEKSNLVDDVSSFRHITTSLSEQHLTSYQQGVQRVLFIPCQWRKGLKLSGEAAVEKITLDGVRGLRVMLSATVHDVLYYMSPIYRQDIINAVSNQLNRLYLKFLKRNPGYDGKVSLYGHSLGSVLSYDILCHQENLTSPFPMDWMYKEYSRSEESSLDTKRGTSTNLEDNISNAVKEAKKIVDPVEEKMMSARSTLVHENGLSDEFSTILSPIASELVGAASDSNFKQIRGKESPHEFVCDSSDVLSQERDHLCEAKEMKLDDPMSGVENRAVEGSENAGNKEKEINMLMKEIDSLKAKIAELEFKCGGGDASENGKATESMTKQPISKKLAVGLDEASKSYTPYIKYTKLEFKVDTFYAVGSPLGVFLSLHNVRIGLGKGKEYWAEENISEEMPACRQMLNIFHPFDPVAYRIEPLVCKEFISKRPVIIPYHKGGRRLHIGFQEFTEDLAARSQAIINHLNVVKVKVLTVCQSKIADSEEAENVNEKEERTYGSIMMERLTGSEGRIDHMLQDKTFEHPYLQAIGAHTNYWRDHDTALFILKHLYREIPEEPNLPAESSGGTSKDEIGSTGWYDQSETNEELPLTFSDRMMAKNFSKKANKYMKSPKC; from the exons ATGGCGGATTCCAAGGAAAACCCGGCGATTTCAGAGCAAGTACTGCCTGATTTGCTAAAGAATACGCCTTCGAATATTGCAAGATTGGAGGATGTGATTGAGCATTGTAAAGGTCGTCAAAAGTATCTTGCTCAGACTGGAAGTCCATCTGATGGTGGTGATGTTAGGTGGTATTTCTGTAAGGTGCCTTTGGTAGAGAAtg AGTTAGCTGCCTCAGTCCCACGCACTGAGATTGTGGGAAAGAGCGACTATTTTCGTTTTGGCATGAGGGATTCTCTTGCAATAGAGGCATCTTTCTTGCAG AGAGAAGAAGAATTGCTCTCTAGTTGGTGGAAAGAGTATGCAGAATGTAGTGAAGGCCCAAGTGGCTGGCCTACTACTAGTAAGAAGATTGATACCCAAGAAAATGCTGATTCTCCAGTGGGTGGACGAGCAGCTCAACTGCATGAAGTGGAAGAGGAGAGAGTTGGCGTGCCTGTAAAGGGAGGACTTTATGAG GTAGATCTGGTGAAGAGACATTGTTTTCCTGTTTACTGGAATGGAGAAAATCGGCGTGTTTTGAGAGGTCATTGGTTTGCTCGTAAAGGAGGCTTGGGTTGGCTCCCTCTTCGAGAGGACGTAGCTGAGCAGTTGGAGATTGCATACCAGAGCCAG GTTTGGCATCGAAGGACCTTTCAACCATCTGGCCTTTTTGCAGCTCGTGTTGATCTGCAAGGCTCTACCCCT GGACTTCATGCACTTTTTACCGGAGAAGACAATACCTGGGAGGCTTGGCTCAACATTGATGCTTCTGGCTTTTCTAGTATCATTACCTTGAGTTGGAATGGAATCAAGTTAAGGCGTGGCTACTCTGCATCTCTCTCAGAAAAACCAACCCAG gATGAACTACGACAAAAGAAGGAGGAGGAAATGGATGATTACTGTTCCAAG GTTCCTGTTCAGCATGTGGTTTTTATGGTTCATGGTATTGGCCAAAGGTTGGAGAAGTCTAATTTGGTTGATGATGTTAGCAGTTTCCGCCATATCACTACGAGTCTCTCTGAACAACATCTTACTTCATACCAACAAGGTGTTCAACGAGTTCTTTTTATCCCATGCCAG TGGAGAAAGGGTTTGAAGCTGAGTGGTGAAGCTGCGGTTGAAAAGATTACTTTAGATGGTGTACGTGGTTTGCGTGTTATGCTGAGTGCAACAGTTCATGATGTATTGTACTACATGAGCCCCATCTATCGTCAAGACATTATTAATGCG GTatcaaaccaattaaaccgCTTGTATTTGAAGTTCCTTAAGAGGAATCCTGGTTATGATGGAAAG GTTTCATTATATGGTCATTCATTGGGAAGTGTCCTCTCATATGACATCCTCTGCCATCAAGAGAATCTGACTTCTCCATTCCCAATGGATTGGATGTATAAAGAATACTCTAGGAGTGAAGAATCTTCCCTTGATACGAAGCGTGGCACGTCAACCAACCTGGAGGATAACATCTCCAATGCAGTCAAAGAAGCCAAGAAAATAGTGGATCCTGTTGAGGAAAAAATGATGAGTGCACGATCAACTTTAGTACATGAGAATGGACTTTCTGATGAATTTTCCACAATCTTGAGTCCCATTGCATCAGAGTTGGTTGGAGCTGCATCAGATTCAAATTTTAAGCAAATACGTGGAAAAGAAAGTCCCCATGAATTTGTTTGTGACTCCAGTGATGTGCTTTCTCAGGAAAGAGATCACTTATGTGAAGCTAAAGAGATGAAGTTAGATGACCCAATGAGTGGTGTGGAAAACAGGGCAGTGGAAGGCAGTGAAAATGCCggcaacaaggaaaaagaaattaatatgcTCATGAAAGAG ATTGATTCCCTAAAAGCTAAAATAGCAGAGTTGGAATTCAAGTGTGGTGGTGGAGATGCAAGTG AAAATGGAAAGGCAACTGAAAGCATGACAAAGCAACCCATATCCAAGAAATTGGCAGTTGGACTAGATGAAGCATCAAAGAGTTATACCCCTTATATCAAGTATACAAAACTTGAATTCAAG GTTGACACATTCTATGCTGTTGGATCACCTCTTGgagtctttctttctcttcataaTGTTCGGATTGGACTCG GGAAAGGGAAAGAATATTGGGCAGAGGAAAATATCAGTGAAGAAATGCCAGCATGTCGTCAAATGCTCAACATTTTTCACCCATTTGATCCTGTAGCATATAG aATAGAACCTCTTGTCTGTAAAGAATTTATCAGCAAGCGCCCAGTTATTATTCCTTACCACAAAGGTGGAAGAAGGTTGCATATTGGGTTTCAG GAGTTCACTGAAGATTTGGCTGCTCGTTCTCAAGCAATAATAAATCATCTAAACGTTGTGAAG GTCAAGGTGCTTACAGTTTGCCAATCAAAAATTGCCGATAGCGAAGAAG CAGAAAATGtcaatgaaaaagaagagaggacATATGGCTCAATAATGATGGAGAGGTTAACTGGAAGTGAAGGAAGAATAGACCACATGCTTCAA GATAAAACATTTGAACATCCATATCTGCAAGCCATTGGAGCACACAC GAACTATTGGAGGGATCATGACACAGCTCTCTTCATTTTAAAACACTTGTATAGGGAGATACCTGAAGAACCCAACTTACCTGCAGAATCTAGTGGAGGCACCTCAAAAGATGAGATTGGTTCCACAGGATGGTATGATCAAAGTGAAACTAATGAGGAACTCCCTTTGACATTCTCTGACAGAATGATGGCTAAAAACTTCTCAAAGAAAGccaataaatatatgaaaagcCCCAAGTGCTGA
- the LOC7475751 gene encoding phospholipase SGR2 isoform X4, whose amino-acid sequence MRDSLAIEASFLQREEELLSSWWKEYAECSEGPSGWPTTSKKIDTQENADSPVGGRAAQLHEVEEERVGVPVKGGLYEVDLVKRHCFPVYWNGENRRVLRGHWFARKGGLGWLPLREDVAEQLEIAYQSQVWHRRTFQPSGLFAARVDLQGSTPGLHALFTGEDNTWEAWLNIDASGFSSIITLSWNGIKLRRGYSASLSEKPTQDELRQKKEEEMDDYCSKVPVQHVVFMVHGIGQRLEKSNLVDDVSSFRHITTSLSEQHLTSYQQGVQRVLFIPCQWRKGLKLSGEAAVEKITLDGVRGLRVMLSATVHDVLYYMSPIYRQDIINAVSNQLNRLYLKFLKRNPGYDGKVSLYGHSLGSVLSYDILCHQENLTSPFPMDWMYKEYSRSEESSLDTKRGTSTNLEDNISNAVKEAKKIVDPVEEKMMSARSTLVHENGLSDEFSTILSPIASELVGAASDSNFKQIRGKESPHEFVCDSSDVLSQERDHLCEAKEMKLDDPMSGVENRAVEGSENAGNKEKEINMLMKEIDSLKAKIAELEFKCGGGDASENGKATESMTKQPISKKLAVGLDEASKSYTPYIKYTKLEFKVDTFYAVGSPLGVFLSLHNVRIGLGKGKEYWAEENISEEMPACRQMLNIFHPFDPVAYRIEPLVCKEFISKRPVIIPYHKGGRRLHIGFQEFTEDLAARSQAIINHLNVVKVKVLTVCQSKIADSEEEAENVNEKEERTYGSIMMERLTGSEGRIDHMLQDKTFEHPYLQAIGAHTNYWRDHDTALFILKHLYREIPEEPNLPAESSGGTSKDEIGSTGWYDQSETNEELPLTFSDRMMAKNFSKKANKYMKSPKC is encoded by the exons ATGAGGGATTCTCTTGCAATAGAGGCATCTTTCTTGCAG AGAGAAGAAGAATTGCTCTCTAGTTGGTGGAAAGAGTATGCAGAATGTAGTGAAGGCCCAAGTGGCTGGCCTACTACTAGTAAGAAGATTGATACCCAAGAAAATGCTGATTCTCCAGTGGGTGGACGAGCAGCTCAACTGCATGAAGTGGAAGAGGAGAGAGTTGGCGTGCCTGTAAAGGGAGGACTTTATGAG GTAGATCTGGTGAAGAGACATTGTTTTCCTGTTTACTGGAATGGAGAAAATCGGCGTGTTTTGAGAGGTCATTGGTTTGCTCGTAAAGGAGGCTTGGGTTGGCTCCCTCTTCGAGAGGACGTAGCTGAGCAGTTGGAGATTGCATACCAGAGCCAG GTTTGGCATCGAAGGACCTTTCAACCATCTGGCCTTTTTGCAGCTCGTGTTGATCTGCAAGGCTCTACCCCT GGACTTCATGCACTTTTTACCGGAGAAGACAATACCTGGGAGGCTTGGCTCAACATTGATGCTTCTGGCTTTTCTAGTATCATTACCTTGAGTTGGAATGGAATCAAGTTAAGGCGTGGCTACTCTGCATCTCTCTCAGAAAAACCAACCCAG gATGAACTACGACAAAAGAAGGAGGAGGAAATGGATGATTACTGTTCCAAG GTTCCTGTTCAGCATGTGGTTTTTATGGTTCATGGTATTGGCCAAAGGTTGGAGAAGTCTAATTTGGTTGATGATGTTAGCAGTTTCCGCCATATCACTACGAGTCTCTCTGAACAACATCTTACTTCATACCAACAAGGTGTTCAACGAGTTCTTTTTATCCCATGCCAG TGGAGAAAGGGTTTGAAGCTGAGTGGTGAAGCTGCGGTTGAAAAGATTACTTTAGATGGTGTACGTGGTTTGCGTGTTATGCTGAGTGCAACAGTTCATGATGTATTGTACTACATGAGCCCCATCTATCGTCAAGACATTATTAATGCG GTatcaaaccaattaaaccgCTTGTATTTGAAGTTCCTTAAGAGGAATCCTGGTTATGATGGAAAG GTTTCATTATATGGTCATTCATTGGGAAGTGTCCTCTCATATGACATCCTCTGCCATCAAGAGAATCTGACTTCTCCATTCCCAATGGATTGGATGTATAAAGAATACTCTAGGAGTGAAGAATCTTCCCTTGATACGAAGCGTGGCACGTCAACCAACCTGGAGGATAACATCTCCAATGCAGTCAAAGAAGCCAAGAAAATAGTGGATCCTGTTGAGGAAAAAATGATGAGTGCACGATCAACTTTAGTACATGAGAATGGACTTTCTGATGAATTTTCCACAATCTTGAGTCCCATTGCATCAGAGTTGGTTGGAGCTGCATCAGATTCAAATTTTAAGCAAATACGTGGAAAAGAAAGTCCCCATGAATTTGTTTGTGACTCCAGTGATGTGCTTTCTCAGGAAAGAGATCACTTATGTGAAGCTAAAGAGATGAAGTTAGATGACCCAATGAGTGGTGTGGAAAACAGGGCAGTGGAAGGCAGTGAAAATGCCggcaacaaggaaaaagaaattaatatgcTCATGAAAGAG ATTGATTCCCTAAAAGCTAAAATAGCAGAGTTGGAATTCAAGTGTGGTGGTGGAGATGCAAGTG AAAATGGAAAGGCAACTGAAAGCATGACAAAGCAACCCATATCCAAGAAATTGGCAGTTGGACTAGATGAAGCATCAAAGAGTTATACCCCTTATATCAAGTATACAAAACTTGAATTCAAG GTTGACACATTCTATGCTGTTGGATCACCTCTTGgagtctttctttctcttcataaTGTTCGGATTGGACTCG GGAAAGGGAAAGAATATTGGGCAGAGGAAAATATCAGTGAAGAAATGCCAGCATGTCGTCAAATGCTCAACATTTTTCACCCATTTGATCCTGTAGCATATAG aATAGAACCTCTTGTCTGTAAAGAATTTATCAGCAAGCGCCCAGTTATTATTCCTTACCACAAAGGTGGAAGAAGGTTGCATATTGGGTTTCAG GAGTTCACTGAAGATTTGGCTGCTCGTTCTCAAGCAATAATAAATCATCTAAACGTTGTGAAG GTCAAGGTGCTTACAGTTTGCCAATCAAAAATTGCCGATAGCGAAGAAG AAGCAGAAAATGtcaatgaaaaagaagagaggacATATGGCTCAATAATGATGGAGAGGTTAACTGGAAGTGAAGGAAGAATAGACCACATGCTTCAA GATAAAACATTTGAACATCCATATCTGCAAGCCATTGGAGCACACAC GAACTATTGGAGGGATCATGACACAGCTCTCTTCATTTTAAAACACTTGTATAGGGAGATACCTGAAGAACCCAACTTACCTGCAGAATCTAGTGGAGGCACCTCAAAAGATGAGATTGGTTCCACAGGATGGTATGATCAAAGTGAAACTAATGAGGAACTCCCTTTGACATTCTCTGACAGAATGATGGCTAAAAACTTCTCAAAGAAAGccaataaatatatgaaaagcCCCAAGTGCTGA